Proteins from a single region of Pseudopedobacter saltans DSM 12145:
- a CDS encoding alpha-L-fucosidase: protein MKKFLTICAALFVLYNNVSGQEMDEMWDNRSNNKANKNVQWFKDAKFGMFIHWGLYSKLAGEWNGKRYYGSGEWIMNQAKIPVAEYEKVAKSFNPIKFDAEEWAQIAEDAGMKYMVVTAKHHEGFSMFDSKYTNFDIVDATPYKKDPMKSLAKSVAKRNIHFGFYYSQFQDWYEPNGGRNTWDFKEAEKDYQKYYKEKAIPQLKELMTNYGKLGTIWFDTPGGLTKQETEDFVNSLRKYQPECLFSSRVGHGLGDYRDFGDSELPPFTINGPWESIYTHNDSWGYIKHDLNFKTPKEIIYLLANAAARGGNLMLNVGPDGEGSFPAYSIQYLREVGNWLKINGESIYASTAGLLGQQPWGVSTSKPGKQYLHILNRPVDGEVLIPDFDVTIKKVYLLDGGKELDFEKRGKDIILNLPLGEMKKSLNEVVVLEYSGQVKASQTYNVVSDNFQEIEIPAYFAKVKGNANLKSLTYSHYYGDWKHTNCVVDAKNSGDEISFDIRVTKPGTYKIKLEYNCGTESALQEGVLTLNNTDFLFRTLKTGEFDRRAPLPLIQHSVATTTFDKEGLYKLNIRPLKDGKELFKLKSLIFEAVR, encoded by the coding sequence ATGAAGAAGTTTTTAACAATATGTGCCGCATTGTTTGTCTTATACAATAATGTTTCTGGGCAGGAAATGGATGAAATGTGGGATAACAGATCTAACAATAAAGCAAATAAAAATGTACAATGGTTCAAAGATGCCAAATTTGGCATGTTTATTCATTGGGGACTATATTCGAAATTAGCTGGCGAGTGGAATGGAAAGCGTTATTATGGAAGTGGCGAATGGATTATGAATCAGGCTAAAATCCCGGTAGCCGAATATGAAAAAGTAGCTAAAAGCTTTAATCCCATAAAATTCGATGCGGAAGAATGGGCGCAGATAGCAGAAGATGCAGGAATGAAATATATGGTCGTTACCGCTAAGCATCATGAAGGGTTTTCAATGTTTGATTCAAAATATACAAATTTTGATATCGTTGATGCAACCCCTTACAAGAAAGATCCTATGAAATCGCTGGCTAAATCGGTAGCCAAGAGAAATATCCATTTTGGTTTTTATTATTCTCAATTTCAGGATTGGTACGAACCTAACGGAGGCAGAAATACCTGGGATTTTAAGGAAGCAGAAAAGGATTACCAGAAATATTATAAAGAAAAAGCTATTCCTCAGCTAAAAGAATTGATGACCAATTATGGGAAATTAGGGACGATTTGGTTTGATACTCCGGGAGGATTAACTAAACAGGAAACCGAAGACTTTGTAAATAGTTTAAGAAAATATCAGCCCGAATGTCTGTTTAGCAGTAGGGTAGGACATGGTTTAGGAGATTACAGAGATTTTGGAGATTCGGAACTTCCTCCTTTTACAATTAATGGCCCATGGGAGTCTATTTACACCCATAATGATTCATGGGGATATATAAAACATGATTTGAACTTCAAAACACCTAAAGAGATTATCTATTTACTGGCAAATGCGGCGGCCCGGGGAGGTAACTTGATGTTGAACGTAGGGCCGGATGGAGAAGGTAGTTTCCCAGCTTATTCCATTCAATATCTAAGAGAAGTTGGTAATTGGCTAAAAATAAACGGAGAGAGTATTTATGCTTCTACGGCTGGGCTTTTGGGGCAACAACCTTGGGGAGTAAGTACATCTAAACCCGGTAAACAGTATTTGCATATTTTAAATAGACCAGTAGATGGAGAAGTGCTGATTCCGGATTTTGACGTGACAATAAAAAAAGTCTATTTATTAGACGGGGGAAAAGAACTTGATTTTGAAAAGAGAGGAAAAGATATAATATTGAATTTACCACTTGGAGAGATGAAAAAATCTTTAAATGAGGTGGTTGTCCTGGAATATTCTGGTCAGGTTAAAGCATCGCAAACTTATAATGTAGTTTCAGACAATTTTCAGGAAATAGAGATACCTGCATACTTTGCTAAAGTAAAAGGGAATGCCAATTTAAAGAGCTTAACCTATAGTCACTACTATGGAGATTGGAAGCACACGAATTGTGTAGTGGATGCTAAAAATTCCGGTGACGAAATTAGCTTTGATATTCGGGTCACAAAACCAGGAACCTATAAAATAAAACTTGAATATAATTGCGGAACAGAGTCTGCTTTACAGGAAGGTGTTTTAACCTTAAATAATACCGACTTTTTGTTTAGGACATTGAAAACGGGAGAGTTTGACAGAAGAGCACCACTTCCTTTAATACAGCATAGCGTTGCAACTACTACATTTGACAAAGAGGGATTATATAAACTTAATATCCGACCTTTAAAAGATGGAAAAGAACTTTTTAAACTTAAGTCTTTGATTTTCGAAGCTGTTAGATAG
- a CDS encoding PDZ domain-containing protein, with amino-acid sequence MKFILAFLISLSVFAKLSAKDFYIALNGSDRNPGTLSKPFATIAKAKLEALKFKNESVNIFLRAGVYYLDETLIFTIADSRKEGKEVIISPYMGDEVVVKGSKKLDLNWILNNGVYTAKITRDQLIFDQLYVNGQLMQMARYPNYQKGRLPFGGVAEDVLGPDRIKKWAKPQGAYLHAMQASMWGGFSFLIKGKTNAGELEMEGGWQNNRPSAIHKQYRFIENVFEELDTLNEWYYDKTKQIVFLKTDIDLSGAVVEVPQIETLLEVRGSAKEPVKNIIIRGITFSHTLRTFMKNKEQLLRSDWTIYRKGAITLDGAENINIEKCIFKDNGANVIVYSNYNKNNTLSGSHIFNAGGNAVVFVGDPKAVRSPSFQYSEFVAYENMDKTAGPKGNNYPISCTVYDNLIHDIGQVEKQTAGVQISMAQDIKISHNTIYDVPRAGININEGTWGGHIIEFNDVFNTVLETGDHGAFNSWGRDRFWHPTRAVMDTLVAKHPQLIFLDAVKPTVLFNNRFRCDNGWDIDLDDGSSNYMIQNNVCLNGGLKLREGFKRTVENNIIINNSFHPHVWFKNSDDVFKHNILGSAYFPIRITDWGNNIDSNYFPDEVSLKKAQAFGTDKNSLAGEITFENAIVGDYRIDKSSKAFDTGFKNFDMNFGVVSEDLRNRAKKVAIPQILPLVWKEDATYDFLGIKVKNLNTLAERSATGMPSETGVLILDIAPNSLMSATLKINDVILGMGEYEINNVKDLVTAKLNSQSKKTAVLKIFRDQKENSIMVNLK; translated from the coding sequence ATGAAATTTATCCTCGCATTTTTAATATCACTTTCAGTATTTGCCAAACTAAGCGCAAAAGATTTTTATATCGCCCTAAATGGGAGTGATCGTAATCCTGGGACATTATCAAAGCCATTTGCGACAATAGCCAAAGCAAAACTAGAAGCCTTAAAATTTAAAAATGAAAGCGTAAATATTTTTCTAAGAGCCGGAGTCTATTACCTTGACGAGACACTGATCTTTACAATTGCAGATAGCCGTAAAGAAGGAAAAGAGGTGATAATAAGCCCTTATATGGGGGACGAAGTAGTAGTGAAAGGTTCCAAAAAATTGGACCTTAATTGGATTTTGAACAACGGTGTATATACAGCGAAAATAACAAGAGATCAGCTAATTTTTGATCAGTTATATGTTAATGGTCAGTTGATGCAAATGGCCAGATATCCAAATTATCAGAAAGGGAGACTACCTTTTGGAGGAGTAGCGGAAGATGTTTTAGGTCCAGACCGTATCAAGAAATGGGCAAAGCCACAAGGGGCTTATCTGCATGCTATGCAGGCCAGTATGTGGGGTGGTTTTTCTTTTTTAATAAAAGGTAAGACGAATGCTGGTGAATTAGAAATGGAAGGCGGATGGCAAAATAACAGACCATCTGCCATTCATAAACAATATAGGTTTATAGAAAATGTATTTGAAGAGTTAGATACCTTAAATGAGTGGTATTATGATAAAACGAAGCAGATTGTTTTTTTGAAAACTGATATAGATTTATCTGGTGCTGTAGTTGAAGTTCCGCAAATAGAAACACTTTTAGAAGTAAGAGGATCTGCAAAAGAACCCGTTAAAAATATCATTATCAGGGGGATTACTTTTAGTCATACTCTTAGAACTTTCATGAAGAATAAAGAGCAACTGTTGCGAAGTGATTGGACCATATACCGTAAGGGGGCTATAACTTTAGATGGAGCTGAAAATATTAATATTGAAAAATGTATATTTAAAGATAATGGTGCAAATGTTATCGTATATAGTAACTACAATAAAAACAACACGCTATCGGGCTCACATATTTTTAACGCTGGAGGTAATGCAGTTGTCTTTGTTGGAGATCCCAAAGCGGTACGGTCTCCCTCTTTTCAGTACAGCGAATTTGTAGCGTATGAGAATATGGACAAGACAGCTGGTCCAAAGGGGAATAATTACCCTATTTCATGTACAGTATATGATAATCTTATCCATGATATTGGTCAGGTAGAAAAGCAAACCGCAGGGGTGCAGATTTCTATGGCTCAAGACATAAAAATTAGTCATAATACCATTTATGATGTTCCAAGAGCCGGAATTAATATAAATGAAGGAACCTGGGGTGGGCATATCATAGAATTTAATGATGTATTTAATACAGTTTTGGAAACTGGCGATCACGGGGCATTCAACTCTTGGGGCCGAGATAGGTTTTGGCATCCTACAAGGGCAGTGATGGATACGCTGGTTGCCAAACATCCTCAACTTATCTTCCTCGACGCGGTAAAACCTACTGTATTGTTTAATAATAGGTTTCGTTGTGATAACGGCTGGGATATTGATTTGGATGATGGATCCAGCAACTACATGATTCAAAATAACGTTTGTTTGAATGGCGGATTGAAACTAAGAGAAGGTTTTAAAAGAACGGTCGAAAATAATATCATCATTAACAATTCTTTCCATCCGCATGTATGGTTTAAAAATAGTGACGATGTTTTTAAGCATAATATATTGGGTTCGGCTTATTTTCCCATAAGGATTACGGATTGGGGGAATAATATTGATAGCAATTATTTTCCGGATGAAGTTTCTTTAAAGAAAGCACAGGCTTTTGGAACAGATAAAAACTCTTTGGCTGGAGAAATCACATTTGAAAATGCCATAGTTGGAGATTACAGGATCGATAAAAGTTCTAAAGCTTTTGATACAGGATTTAAGAATTTTGACATGAACTTTGGGGTAGTTTCTGAAGACCTGAGAAATAGGGCGAAGAAAGTAGCTATACCCCAAATCTTACCTTTGGTATGGAAAGAAGATGCTACCTATGATTTTTTAGGAATAAAAGTGAAGAACTTAAACACATTAGCAGAACGTTCTGCCACAGGTATGCCTTCAGAAACGGGAGTATTGATATTAGATATAGCGCCTAATAGCCTGATGAGTGCAACGCTTAAAATTAATGATGTTATTTTAGGTATGGGAGAATATGAGATCAATAATGTCAAAGATTTGGTAACCGCGAAATTAAACTCCCAATCAAAAAAGACAGCTGTTTTAAAGATTTTTAGAGATCAAAAAGAGAATTCAATAATGGTAAATCTTAAATAG
- a CDS encoding sulfatase family protein: MYTAKKLQRILLLTLLGNSFYLLKVAAQTLPKPNIVYILTDDLGYGDISILNKESKIHTTHIDNLAKNGIYFTDAHSNSSVCTPTRYGILTGRYAFRSSLKKGVLNGYSPSLIEPERATIASFLRKNGYTTACIGKWHLGLDFTKKDPSKAIGGKSITESPQNDDDNVDYTKAIKGGPTDHGFDYSYIIPASLDMNPYVYIRNGKAVKEPTSYTTGKSENQERGSMRRPGKMAPDFNFQEVLPNFINDAVNYIQSSTQKPFFLYLPLPSPHTPWVPSKEFKNVSGAGNYGDYVAETDYMIGKVLKALKDKGLDKNTLVIVTSDNGSDWKPEDIEATNHYANYIYRGRKADIYESGHRIPFIASWPSKIPMGTMSNQIMCTTDLFATVAAIVNQPLPQDAAEDSYNMLDAFTGKNKTKQIREAIIHHSLGGIFAIRKGDWKLTTALGSGGFTQPRTLEPQANEAPMTLYNIANDPQEKNNLYNSQPKIVKELMTLLTTYKQQGYSRPKK; encoded by the coding sequence ATGTATACAGCTAAAAAATTGCAGCGCATTTTACTCCTAACTTTACTTGGTAATAGTTTTTATTTACTAAAAGTGGCAGCACAAACTCTTCCCAAGCCCAATATAGTTTATATTTTGACTGATGACTTAGGTTACGGTGATATTAGTATCCTGAATAAGGAATCTAAAATACATACTACTCATATTGATAATTTAGCCAAGAACGGCATTTACTTCACCGATGCACACTCTAACTCTTCGGTATGTACACCAACAAGATATGGTATATTAACAGGTAGATATGCTTTTAGGTCATCTTTAAAGAAAGGAGTATTAAATGGCTACTCTCCATCCTTAATAGAACCTGAAAGGGCTACTATAGCCTCATTCCTCAGGAAAAACGGATATACTACGGCATGTATTGGTAAATGGCATTTGGGATTAGATTTTACCAAAAAAGATCCAAGCAAAGCCATTGGCGGTAAGTCCATAACAGAATCACCTCAAAATGATGATGATAATGTGGATTATACTAAAGCTATTAAAGGAGGACCAACAGACCATGGTTTTGATTATTCTTATATTATACCCGCCTCCTTGGATATGAATCCATACGTTTATATCAGAAATGGAAAAGCGGTAAAAGAACCTACTTCATACACCACAGGAAAAAGTGAAAACCAAGAAAGAGGTTCTATGAGGAGACCCGGAAAAATGGCTCCCGATTTCAATTTTCAAGAAGTATTACCCAATTTCATTAACGATGCGGTGAATTATATTCAATCTAGCACACAAAAACCTTTCTTCCTTTATTTACCGCTACCTTCTCCTCATACACCATGGGTTCCTAGTAAAGAATTTAAAAATGTATCAGGGGCAGGAAATTATGGCGATTATGTAGCGGAGACAGATTATATGATTGGAAAGGTTTTAAAAGCGTTAAAAGATAAAGGTTTGGATAAAAACACCTTAGTCATCGTAACTAGCGATAATGGGTCTGACTGGAAGCCTGAAGATATAGAAGCTACAAATCATTATGCCAATTATATTTACAGAGGAAGGAAAGCAGATATTTACGAATCGGGACACAGAATTCCATTTATAGCAAGTTGGCCTTCTAAAATCCCTATGGGTACCATGAGTAACCAAATAATGTGTACCACAGATTTATTTGCTACAGTAGCTGCTATTGTAAACCAACCTTTGCCACAAGACGCTGCAGAAGATAGCTATAATATGCTTGATGCTTTTACAGGAAAGAATAAAACAAAACAAATTAGAGAAGCTATTATCCACCATTCTTTGGGTGGTATCTTTGCCATTAGAAAAGGGGACTGGAAATTAACTACCGCCTTAGGCTCAGGAGGTTTTACTCAGCCCAGAACTTTAGAGCCTCAAGCAAATGAAGCCCCTATGACTTTATATAACATCGCTAATGATCCTCAAGAGAAAAACAATCTATACAATAGTCAACCAAAAATTGTTAAAGAATTAATGACCCTACTTACCACCTATAAACAACAAGGTTATAGCAGACCAAAAAAATAA